The Primulina huaijiensis isolate GDHJ02 chromosome 12, ASM1229523v2, whole genome shotgun sequence genome has a window encoding:
- the LOC140990307 gene encoding CRC domain-containing protein TSO1-like isoform X1, with product MEMDSPESSKTSAIANDAETVPAQESPIFSYISNLSPIQPFNAPSTIQGFPGLSSPPLVFTSPQLKPNSQQTSLKSRTKFLEASTGKLSGQDEGGKKNITVADVSSNMESRMSTSLVACTEKSTDSNGTPNDQIESPTEHPDQFLAEILNIDSVDLNNPSNSAIKKSEWNHQSPDNVAGKEFSVKPEYKHDTTIHEEIVVAAPPSITRPTEEVHALEASADVNAAETDIKHEEDKLAEQCLKTGFEPSVNHALTNLDQGDSMNEVFHHRGIRKRCLQFEDAILKLTSRPTQIPLDDEKPESLCLEIPPTPINQKPAGTIQAVLHPRSSLNSSVNVPKRTSFGLHLNSLFNSVQSASGATIKVKSVSRGNFSIWERNSVPEMNSVAESVTADADDISIDIHVPMVVSSSSSSSSNSIKCSNNSLVLDSIEDKSIPGIKRKCNTVNDGAAAELNKSNPKKKRKIISESSDGDGCKRCNCKKSKCLKLYCDCFAAGIYCAEPCACQGCLNRPEHVDTVLETRQQIETRNPLAFAPKVVQHIIEPPGSNCGLEEDTMHFTPSSARHKRGCNCKKSMCLKKYCECYQANVGCSDGCRCEGCKNVFGQKGEFGTTKDVLSDEENNEIQDTSLVNDSNILASGDAVHHTEFCSPHNSNPFTPEFQYLNHEKDAAKAWFPPGKYFLSPEPGLPSVPPFLTSPKSPGVLDNDAISETTKEILDLVSFDLESDYGNVKTGNEISETHQEPVKTGLLSQRPDSKGWANNLVLQSSSRSELYSSARSSHFRGSPNTPVANFSGTKHQQVMDSDHDLFDVMQDDTPEILKDTPTPLNAVKVSSPNKKRVSPPHSQVPKFDSSSPARFRNAVKYILKSVPSFPPLTPCINPKSDSLEQAGNSQNCSGSDQDHE from the exons ATGGAAATGGACTCTCCTGAATCTTCGAAAACTTCCGCCATTGCGAATGATGCTGAAACTGTTCCTGCCCAA GAATCGCCCATTTTTAGTTACATTAGCAATCTTTCTCCCATACAGCCTTTCAATGCACCTTCAACTATACAAGGCTTTCCAGGGCTCAGTTCTCCTCCTCTTGTATTCACGTCACCTCAACTCAAACCAAACAGCCAACAGACCTCTCTTAAAAG CAGGACAAAGTTTCTTGAAGCATCAACTGGAAAACTATCTGGGCAGGATGAAGGTGGCAAGAAGAATATCACTGTTGCTGATGTTTCTAGCAATATGGAATCCCGGATGAGCACTAGCCTAGTAGCTTGCACCGAGAAATCCACAGATAGTAATGGCACTCCGAATGATCAAATAGAGAGTCCCACAGAACATCCTGACCAGTTCTTGGCTGAAATCTTAAACATAGATTCTGTTGATCTAAATAATCCTTCCAATTCAGCCATAAAAAAATCTGAATGGAATCATCAATCACCAGATAATGTTGCAGGCAAGGAATTTTCTGTGAAACCTGAATACAAGCATGATACTACTATACATGAAGAAATAGTTGTTGCTGCACCTCCTTCCATAACTAGGCCAACTGAGGAGGTACATGCACTAGAAGCATCAGCTGATGTAAATGCAGCAGAAACAGATATAAAGCACGAAGAAGATAAATTAGCTGAGCAATGTCTTAAGACTGGATTTGAGCCGTCTGTGAACCATGCTCTTACCAATCTAGATCAGGGAGATTCCATGAATGAG GTTTTTCATCACCGCGGAATACGTAAACGCTGTCTCCAGTTTGAAGATGCCATTCTGAAGTTAACAAGTAGGCCCACTCAGATTCCTTTAGATGATGAGAAACCAGAATCACTATGTTTAGAGATACCGCCAACTCCCATCAATCAGAAACCTGCTGGTACCATACAGGCTGTTTTGCATCCTAGAAGTAGTTTGAATTCTAGCGTGAATGTTCCTAAGCGTACAAGTTTTGGCTTGCACCTAAATAGCCTTTTTAATTCTGTACAATCTGCATCTGGTGCAACAATAAAGGTGAAATCAGTTTCAAGGGGTAATTTTAGCATTTGGGAGAGGAACTCAGTACCTGAGATGAACTCTGTGGCAGAAAGTGTTACAGCAGATGCTGATGATATTAGTATTGATATTCATGTCCCAATGGTAGTTagttcttcatcttcatcgtcTAGCAACAGTATCAAATGTTCAAACAACTCTCTTGTCTTGGATTCAATTGAGGATAAATCAATTCCTGGCATTAAAAGGAAGTGTAACACTGTAAATGATGGGGCTGCAGCAGAGTTAAACAAGTCAAACCCTAAGAAGAAAAG GAAAATAATATCTGAATCCAGTGATGGTGATGGTTGCAAACGCTGCAATTGTAAGAAAAGTAAATGCTTAAAGCT TTACTGTGATTGCTTTGCCGCTGGGATATATTGTGCTGAACCTTGTGCTTGCCAAGGCTGTTTAAACAGACCTGAACATGTTGATACAGTTCTTGAAACACGGCAGCAAATTGAAACTCGCAATCCTCTGGCATTTGCTCCTAAAGTGGTGCAACACATCATCGAGCCACCTGGAAGCAATTGTGGG TTAGAGGAAGATACAATGCACTTCACACCATCTTCTGCAAGACATAAAAGAGGATGCAATTGCAAGAAGTCGATGTGTCTCAAAAAGTACTGTGAGTGCTATCAG GCTAATGTCGGATGCTCAGATGGATGCCGTTGTGAAGGGTGTAAAAATGTCTTCGGCCAAAAGGGAG AATTTGGCACGACTAAGGATGTGTTGAGTGATGAAGAAAATAACGAAATACAAGATACATCTTTGGTCAATGACTCCAACATATTGGCATCTGGAGATGCTGTACATCATACTGAGTTTTGCAGTCCTCACAATTCAAATCCTTTTACACCAGAATTCCAGTATTTGAA CCACGAAAAGGATGCAGCAAAAGCTTGGTTCCCTCCTGGAAAATACTTCCTGTCACCTGAACCTGGTCTCCCCTCTGTACCACCATTTCTAACATCCCCAAAGTCTCCTGGAGTTTTAGATAATGATGCAATCTCAGAAACTACCAAGGAAATTCTGGATCTGGTTTCTTTTGATCTAGAATCAGATTACGGTAATGTAAAAACAGGAAATGAAATCTCAGAAACCCATCAAGAACCTGTGAAAACAGGGCTTCTATCTCAAAGACCAGATTCCAAGGGATGGGCGAATAACTTAGTACTTCAATCTTCTTCCAGGAGTGAACTTTATTCTTCTGCAAGATCATCGCATTTTCGTGGTTCGCCAAACACCCCAGTAGCTAATTTCAGTGGGACTAAACATCAGCAAGTGATGGACTCGGATCATGATTTATTTGATGTCATGCAAGATGATACACCAGAGATACTGAAGGATACTCCCACACCTCTCAACGCTGTGAAAGTAAGTTCCCCAAATAAAAAACGGGTTTCTCCCCCTCACAGTCAGGTACCCAAGTTTGATTCAAGCTCACCAGCAAGGTTCAGAAATGCAGTCAAATACATACTCAAATCTGTTCCCTCTTTCCCACCTCTTACCCCATGTATTAATCCCAAGAGTGATTCACTTGAGCAGGCGGGCAATTCTCAAAATTGCAGTGGCAGTGACCAAGACCATGAGTAG
- the LOC140990307 gene encoding uncharacterized protein isoform X4 codes for MEMDSPESSKTSAIANDAETVPAQPFNAPSTIQGFPGLSSPPLVFTSPQLKPNSQQTSLKRTKFLEASTGKLSGQDEGGKKNITVADVSSNMESRMSTSLVACTEKSTDSNGTPNDQIESPTEHPDQFLAEILNIDSVDLNNPSNSAIKKSEWNHQSPDNVAGKEFSVKPEYKHDTTIHEEIVVAAPPSITRPTEEVHALEASADVNAAETDIKHEEDKLAEQCLKTGFEPSVNHALTNLDQGDSMNEVFHHRGIRKRCLQFEDAILKLTSRPTQIPLDDEKPESLCLEIPPTPINQKPAGTIQAVLHPRSSLNSSVNVPKRTSFGLHLNSLFNSVQSASGATIKVKSVSRGNFSIWERNSVPEMNSVAESVTADADDISIDIHVPMVVSSSSSSSSNSIKCSNNSLVLDSIEDKSIPGIKRKCNTVNDGAAAELNKSNPKKKRKIISESSDGDGCKRCNCKKSKCLKLYCDCFAAGIYCAEPCACQGCLNRPEHVDTVLETRQQIETRNPLAFAPKVVQHIIEPPGSNCGLEEDTMHFTPSSARHKRGCNCKKSMCLKKYCECYQANVGCSDGCRCEGCKNVFGQKGEFGTTKDVLSDEENNEIQDTSLVNDSNILASGDAVHHTEFCSPHNSNPFTPEFQYLNHEKDAAKAWFPPGKYFLSPEPGLPSVPPFLTSPKSPGVLDNDAISETTKEILDLVSFDLESDYGNVKTGNEISETHQEPVKTGLLSQRPDSKGWANNLVLQSSSRSELYSSARSSHFRGSPNTPVANFSGTKHQQVMDSDHDLFDVMQDDTPEILKDTPTPLNAVKVSSPNKKRVSPPHSQVPKFDSSSPARFRNAVKYILKSVPSFPPLTPCINPKSDSLEQAGNSQNCSGSDQDHE; via the exons ATGGAAATGGACTCTCCTGAATCTTCGAAAACTTCCGCCATTGCGAATGATGCTGAAACTGTTCCTGCCCAA CCTTTCAATGCACCTTCAACTATACAAGGCTTTCCAGGGCTCAGTTCTCCTCCTCTTGTATTCACGTCACCTCAACTCAAACCAAACAGCCAACAGACCTCTCTTAAAAG GACAAAGTTTCTTGAAGCATCAACTGGAAAACTATCTGGGCAGGATGAAGGTGGCAAGAAGAATATCACTGTTGCTGATGTTTCTAGCAATATGGAATCCCGGATGAGCACTAGCCTAGTAGCTTGCACCGAGAAATCCACAGATAGTAATGGCACTCCGAATGATCAAATAGAGAGTCCCACAGAACATCCTGACCAGTTCTTGGCTGAAATCTTAAACATAGATTCTGTTGATCTAAATAATCCTTCCAATTCAGCCATAAAAAAATCTGAATGGAATCATCAATCACCAGATAATGTTGCAGGCAAGGAATTTTCTGTGAAACCTGAATACAAGCATGATACTACTATACATGAAGAAATAGTTGTTGCTGCACCTCCTTCCATAACTAGGCCAACTGAGGAGGTACATGCACTAGAAGCATCAGCTGATGTAAATGCAGCAGAAACAGATATAAAGCACGAAGAAGATAAATTAGCTGAGCAATGTCTTAAGACTGGATTTGAGCCGTCTGTGAACCATGCTCTTACCAATCTAGATCAGGGAGATTCCATGAATGAG GTTTTTCATCACCGCGGAATACGTAAACGCTGTCTCCAGTTTGAAGATGCCATTCTGAAGTTAACAAGTAGGCCCACTCAGATTCCTTTAGATGATGAGAAACCAGAATCACTATGTTTAGAGATACCGCCAACTCCCATCAATCAGAAACCTGCTGGTACCATACAGGCTGTTTTGCATCCTAGAAGTAGTTTGAATTCTAGCGTGAATGTTCCTAAGCGTACAAGTTTTGGCTTGCACCTAAATAGCCTTTTTAATTCTGTACAATCTGCATCTGGTGCAACAATAAAGGTGAAATCAGTTTCAAGGGGTAATTTTAGCATTTGGGAGAGGAACTCAGTACCTGAGATGAACTCTGTGGCAGAAAGTGTTACAGCAGATGCTGATGATATTAGTATTGATATTCATGTCCCAATGGTAGTTagttcttcatcttcatcgtcTAGCAACAGTATCAAATGTTCAAACAACTCTCTTGTCTTGGATTCAATTGAGGATAAATCAATTCCTGGCATTAAAAGGAAGTGTAACACTGTAAATGATGGGGCTGCAGCAGAGTTAAACAAGTCAAACCCTAAGAAGAAAAG GAAAATAATATCTGAATCCAGTGATGGTGATGGTTGCAAACGCTGCAATTGTAAGAAAAGTAAATGCTTAAAGCT TTACTGTGATTGCTTTGCCGCTGGGATATATTGTGCTGAACCTTGTGCTTGCCAAGGCTGTTTAAACAGACCTGAACATGTTGATACAGTTCTTGAAACACGGCAGCAAATTGAAACTCGCAATCCTCTGGCATTTGCTCCTAAAGTGGTGCAACACATCATCGAGCCACCTGGAAGCAATTGTGGG TTAGAGGAAGATACAATGCACTTCACACCATCTTCTGCAAGACATAAAAGAGGATGCAATTGCAAGAAGTCGATGTGTCTCAAAAAGTACTGTGAGTGCTATCAG GCTAATGTCGGATGCTCAGATGGATGCCGTTGTGAAGGGTGTAAAAATGTCTTCGGCCAAAAGGGAG AATTTGGCACGACTAAGGATGTGTTGAGTGATGAAGAAAATAACGAAATACAAGATACATCTTTGGTCAATGACTCCAACATATTGGCATCTGGAGATGCTGTACATCATACTGAGTTTTGCAGTCCTCACAATTCAAATCCTTTTACACCAGAATTCCAGTATTTGAA CCACGAAAAGGATGCAGCAAAAGCTTGGTTCCCTCCTGGAAAATACTTCCTGTCACCTGAACCTGGTCTCCCCTCTGTACCACCATTTCTAACATCCCCAAAGTCTCCTGGAGTTTTAGATAATGATGCAATCTCAGAAACTACCAAGGAAATTCTGGATCTGGTTTCTTTTGATCTAGAATCAGATTACGGTAATGTAAAAACAGGAAATGAAATCTCAGAAACCCATCAAGAACCTGTGAAAACAGGGCTTCTATCTCAAAGACCAGATTCCAAGGGATGGGCGAATAACTTAGTACTTCAATCTTCTTCCAGGAGTGAACTTTATTCTTCTGCAAGATCATCGCATTTTCGTGGTTCGCCAAACACCCCAGTAGCTAATTTCAGTGGGACTAAACATCAGCAAGTGATGGACTCGGATCATGATTTATTTGATGTCATGCAAGATGATACACCAGAGATACTGAAGGATACTCCCACACCTCTCAACGCTGTGAAAGTAAGTTCCCCAAATAAAAAACGGGTTTCTCCCCCTCACAGTCAGGTACCCAAGTTTGATTCAAGCTCACCAGCAAGGTTCAGAAATGCAGTCAAATACATACTCAAATCTGTTCCCTCTTTCCCACCTCTTACCCCATGTATTAATCCCAAGAGTGATTCACTTGAGCAGGCGGGCAATTCTCAAAATTGCAGTGGCAGTGACCAAGACCATGAGTAG
- the LOC140990307 gene encoding CRC domain-containing protein TSO1-like isoform X2, translated as MEMDSPESSKTSAIANDAETVPAQESPIFSYISNLSPIQPFNAPSTIQGFPGLSSPPLVFTSPQLKPNSQQTSLKRTKFLEASTGKLSGQDEGGKKNITVADVSSNMESRMSTSLVACTEKSTDSNGTPNDQIESPTEHPDQFLAEILNIDSVDLNNPSNSAIKKSEWNHQSPDNVAGKEFSVKPEYKHDTTIHEEIVVAAPPSITRPTEEVHALEASADVNAAETDIKHEEDKLAEQCLKTGFEPSVNHALTNLDQGDSMNEVFHHRGIRKRCLQFEDAILKLTSRPTQIPLDDEKPESLCLEIPPTPINQKPAGTIQAVLHPRSSLNSSVNVPKRTSFGLHLNSLFNSVQSASGATIKVKSVSRGNFSIWERNSVPEMNSVAESVTADADDISIDIHVPMVVSSSSSSSSNSIKCSNNSLVLDSIEDKSIPGIKRKCNTVNDGAAAELNKSNPKKKRKIISESSDGDGCKRCNCKKSKCLKLYCDCFAAGIYCAEPCACQGCLNRPEHVDTVLETRQQIETRNPLAFAPKVVQHIIEPPGSNCGLEEDTMHFTPSSARHKRGCNCKKSMCLKKYCECYQANVGCSDGCRCEGCKNVFGQKGEFGTTKDVLSDEENNEIQDTSLVNDSNILASGDAVHHTEFCSPHNSNPFTPEFQYLNHEKDAAKAWFPPGKYFLSPEPGLPSVPPFLTSPKSPGVLDNDAISETTKEILDLVSFDLESDYGNVKTGNEISETHQEPVKTGLLSQRPDSKGWANNLVLQSSSRSELYSSARSSHFRGSPNTPVANFSGTKHQQVMDSDHDLFDVMQDDTPEILKDTPTPLNAVKVSSPNKKRVSPPHSQVPKFDSSSPARFRNAVKYILKSVPSFPPLTPCINPKSDSLEQAGNSQNCSGSDQDHE; from the exons ATGGAAATGGACTCTCCTGAATCTTCGAAAACTTCCGCCATTGCGAATGATGCTGAAACTGTTCCTGCCCAA GAATCGCCCATTTTTAGTTACATTAGCAATCTTTCTCCCATACAGCCTTTCAATGCACCTTCAACTATACAAGGCTTTCCAGGGCTCAGTTCTCCTCCTCTTGTATTCACGTCACCTCAACTCAAACCAAACAGCCAACAGACCTCTCTTAAAAG GACAAAGTTTCTTGAAGCATCAACTGGAAAACTATCTGGGCAGGATGAAGGTGGCAAGAAGAATATCACTGTTGCTGATGTTTCTAGCAATATGGAATCCCGGATGAGCACTAGCCTAGTAGCTTGCACCGAGAAATCCACAGATAGTAATGGCACTCCGAATGATCAAATAGAGAGTCCCACAGAACATCCTGACCAGTTCTTGGCTGAAATCTTAAACATAGATTCTGTTGATCTAAATAATCCTTCCAATTCAGCCATAAAAAAATCTGAATGGAATCATCAATCACCAGATAATGTTGCAGGCAAGGAATTTTCTGTGAAACCTGAATACAAGCATGATACTACTATACATGAAGAAATAGTTGTTGCTGCACCTCCTTCCATAACTAGGCCAACTGAGGAGGTACATGCACTAGAAGCATCAGCTGATGTAAATGCAGCAGAAACAGATATAAAGCACGAAGAAGATAAATTAGCTGAGCAATGTCTTAAGACTGGATTTGAGCCGTCTGTGAACCATGCTCTTACCAATCTAGATCAGGGAGATTCCATGAATGAG GTTTTTCATCACCGCGGAATACGTAAACGCTGTCTCCAGTTTGAAGATGCCATTCTGAAGTTAACAAGTAGGCCCACTCAGATTCCTTTAGATGATGAGAAACCAGAATCACTATGTTTAGAGATACCGCCAACTCCCATCAATCAGAAACCTGCTGGTACCATACAGGCTGTTTTGCATCCTAGAAGTAGTTTGAATTCTAGCGTGAATGTTCCTAAGCGTACAAGTTTTGGCTTGCACCTAAATAGCCTTTTTAATTCTGTACAATCTGCATCTGGTGCAACAATAAAGGTGAAATCAGTTTCAAGGGGTAATTTTAGCATTTGGGAGAGGAACTCAGTACCTGAGATGAACTCTGTGGCAGAAAGTGTTACAGCAGATGCTGATGATATTAGTATTGATATTCATGTCCCAATGGTAGTTagttcttcatcttcatcgtcTAGCAACAGTATCAAATGTTCAAACAACTCTCTTGTCTTGGATTCAATTGAGGATAAATCAATTCCTGGCATTAAAAGGAAGTGTAACACTGTAAATGATGGGGCTGCAGCAGAGTTAAACAAGTCAAACCCTAAGAAGAAAAG GAAAATAATATCTGAATCCAGTGATGGTGATGGTTGCAAACGCTGCAATTGTAAGAAAAGTAAATGCTTAAAGCT TTACTGTGATTGCTTTGCCGCTGGGATATATTGTGCTGAACCTTGTGCTTGCCAAGGCTGTTTAAACAGACCTGAACATGTTGATACAGTTCTTGAAACACGGCAGCAAATTGAAACTCGCAATCCTCTGGCATTTGCTCCTAAAGTGGTGCAACACATCATCGAGCCACCTGGAAGCAATTGTGGG TTAGAGGAAGATACAATGCACTTCACACCATCTTCTGCAAGACATAAAAGAGGATGCAATTGCAAGAAGTCGATGTGTCTCAAAAAGTACTGTGAGTGCTATCAG GCTAATGTCGGATGCTCAGATGGATGCCGTTGTGAAGGGTGTAAAAATGTCTTCGGCCAAAAGGGAG AATTTGGCACGACTAAGGATGTGTTGAGTGATGAAGAAAATAACGAAATACAAGATACATCTTTGGTCAATGACTCCAACATATTGGCATCTGGAGATGCTGTACATCATACTGAGTTTTGCAGTCCTCACAATTCAAATCCTTTTACACCAGAATTCCAGTATTTGAA CCACGAAAAGGATGCAGCAAAAGCTTGGTTCCCTCCTGGAAAATACTTCCTGTCACCTGAACCTGGTCTCCCCTCTGTACCACCATTTCTAACATCCCCAAAGTCTCCTGGAGTTTTAGATAATGATGCAATCTCAGAAACTACCAAGGAAATTCTGGATCTGGTTTCTTTTGATCTAGAATCAGATTACGGTAATGTAAAAACAGGAAATGAAATCTCAGAAACCCATCAAGAACCTGTGAAAACAGGGCTTCTATCTCAAAGACCAGATTCCAAGGGATGGGCGAATAACTTAGTACTTCAATCTTCTTCCAGGAGTGAACTTTATTCTTCTGCAAGATCATCGCATTTTCGTGGTTCGCCAAACACCCCAGTAGCTAATTTCAGTGGGACTAAACATCAGCAAGTGATGGACTCGGATCATGATTTATTTGATGTCATGCAAGATGATACACCAGAGATACTGAAGGATACTCCCACACCTCTCAACGCTGTGAAAGTAAGTTCCCCAAATAAAAAACGGGTTTCTCCCCCTCACAGTCAGGTACCCAAGTTTGATTCAAGCTCACCAGCAAGGTTCAGAAATGCAGTCAAATACATACTCAAATCTGTTCCCTCTTTCCCACCTCTTACCCCATGTATTAATCCCAAGAGTGATTCACTTGAGCAGGCGGGCAATTCTCAAAATTGCAGTGGCAGTGACCAAGACCATGAGTAG
- the LOC140990307 gene encoding uncharacterized protein isoform X3, producing the protein MEMDSPESSKTSAIANDAETVPAQPFNAPSTIQGFPGLSSPPLVFTSPQLKPNSQQTSLKSRTKFLEASTGKLSGQDEGGKKNITVADVSSNMESRMSTSLVACTEKSTDSNGTPNDQIESPTEHPDQFLAEILNIDSVDLNNPSNSAIKKSEWNHQSPDNVAGKEFSVKPEYKHDTTIHEEIVVAAPPSITRPTEEVHALEASADVNAAETDIKHEEDKLAEQCLKTGFEPSVNHALTNLDQGDSMNEVFHHRGIRKRCLQFEDAILKLTSRPTQIPLDDEKPESLCLEIPPTPINQKPAGTIQAVLHPRSSLNSSVNVPKRTSFGLHLNSLFNSVQSASGATIKVKSVSRGNFSIWERNSVPEMNSVAESVTADADDISIDIHVPMVVSSSSSSSSNSIKCSNNSLVLDSIEDKSIPGIKRKCNTVNDGAAAELNKSNPKKKRKIISESSDGDGCKRCNCKKSKCLKLYCDCFAAGIYCAEPCACQGCLNRPEHVDTVLETRQQIETRNPLAFAPKVVQHIIEPPGSNCGLEEDTMHFTPSSARHKRGCNCKKSMCLKKYCECYQANVGCSDGCRCEGCKNVFGQKGEFGTTKDVLSDEENNEIQDTSLVNDSNILASGDAVHHTEFCSPHNSNPFTPEFQYLNHEKDAAKAWFPPGKYFLSPEPGLPSVPPFLTSPKSPGVLDNDAISETTKEILDLVSFDLESDYGNVKTGNEISETHQEPVKTGLLSQRPDSKGWANNLVLQSSSRSELYSSARSSHFRGSPNTPVANFSGTKHQQVMDSDHDLFDVMQDDTPEILKDTPTPLNAVKVSSPNKKRVSPPHSQVPKFDSSSPARFRNAVKYILKSVPSFPPLTPCINPKSDSLEQAGNSQNCSGSDQDHE; encoded by the exons ATGGAAATGGACTCTCCTGAATCTTCGAAAACTTCCGCCATTGCGAATGATGCTGAAACTGTTCCTGCCCAA CCTTTCAATGCACCTTCAACTATACAAGGCTTTCCAGGGCTCAGTTCTCCTCCTCTTGTATTCACGTCACCTCAACTCAAACCAAACAGCCAACAGACCTCTCTTAAAAG CAGGACAAAGTTTCTTGAAGCATCAACTGGAAAACTATCTGGGCAGGATGAAGGTGGCAAGAAGAATATCACTGTTGCTGATGTTTCTAGCAATATGGAATCCCGGATGAGCACTAGCCTAGTAGCTTGCACCGAGAAATCCACAGATAGTAATGGCACTCCGAATGATCAAATAGAGAGTCCCACAGAACATCCTGACCAGTTCTTGGCTGAAATCTTAAACATAGATTCTGTTGATCTAAATAATCCTTCCAATTCAGCCATAAAAAAATCTGAATGGAATCATCAATCACCAGATAATGTTGCAGGCAAGGAATTTTCTGTGAAACCTGAATACAAGCATGATACTACTATACATGAAGAAATAGTTGTTGCTGCACCTCCTTCCATAACTAGGCCAACTGAGGAGGTACATGCACTAGAAGCATCAGCTGATGTAAATGCAGCAGAAACAGATATAAAGCACGAAGAAGATAAATTAGCTGAGCAATGTCTTAAGACTGGATTTGAGCCGTCTGTGAACCATGCTCTTACCAATCTAGATCAGGGAGATTCCATGAATGAG GTTTTTCATCACCGCGGAATACGTAAACGCTGTCTCCAGTTTGAAGATGCCATTCTGAAGTTAACAAGTAGGCCCACTCAGATTCCTTTAGATGATGAGAAACCAGAATCACTATGTTTAGAGATACCGCCAACTCCCATCAATCAGAAACCTGCTGGTACCATACAGGCTGTTTTGCATCCTAGAAGTAGTTTGAATTCTAGCGTGAATGTTCCTAAGCGTACAAGTTTTGGCTTGCACCTAAATAGCCTTTTTAATTCTGTACAATCTGCATCTGGTGCAACAATAAAGGTGAAATCAGTTTCAAGGGGTAATTTTAGCATTTGGGAGAGGAACTCAGTACCTGAGATGAACTCTGTGGCAGAAAGTGTTACAGCAGATGCTGATGATATTAGTATTGATATTCATGTCCCAATGGTAGTTagttcttcatcttcatcgtcTAGCAACAGTATCAAATGTTCAAACAACTCTCTTGTCTTGGATTCAATTGAGGATAAATCAATTCCTGGCATTAAAAGGAAGTGTAACACTGTAAATGATGGGGCTGCAGCAGAGTTAAACAAGTCAAACCCTAAGAAGAAAAG GAAAATAATATCTGAATCCAGTGATGGTGATGGTTGCAAACGCTGCAATTGTAAGAAAAGTAAATGCTTAAAGCT TTACTGTGATTGCTTTGCCGCTGGGATATATTGTGCTGAACCTTGTGCTTGCCAAGGCTGTTTAAACAGACCTGAACATGTTGATACAGTTCTTGAAACACGGCAGCAAATTGAAACTCGCAATCCTCTGGCATTTGCTCCTAAAGTGGTGCAACACATCATCGAGCCACCTGGAAGCAATTGTGGG TTAGAGGAAGATACAATGCACTTCACACCATCTTCTGCAAGACATAAAAGAGGATGCAATTGCAAGAAGTCGATGTGTCTCAAAAAGTACTGTGAGTGCTATCAG GCTAATGTCGGATGCTCAGATGGATGCCGTTGTGAAGGGTGTAAAAATGTCTTCGGCCAAAAGGGAG AATTTGGCACGACTAAGGATGTGTTGAGTGATGAAGAAAATAACGAAATACAAGATACATCTTTGGTCAATGACTCCAACATATTGGCATCTGGAGATGCTGTACATCATACTGAGTTTTGCAGTCCTCACAATTCAAATCCTTTTACACCAGAATTCCAGTATTTGAA CCACGAAAAGGATGCAGCAAAAGCTTGGTTCCCTCCTGGAAAATACTTCCTGTCACCTGAACCTGGTCTCCCCTCTGTACCACCATTTCTAACATCCCCAAAGTCTCCTGGAGTTTTAGATAATGATGCAATCTCAGAAACTACCAAGGAAATTCTGGATCTGGTTTCTTTTGATCTAGAATCAGATTACGGTAATGTAAAAACAGGAAATGAAATCTCAGAAACCCATCAAGAACCTGTGAAAACAGGGCTTCTATCTCAAAGACCAGATTCCAAGGGATGGGCGAATAACTTAGTACTTCAATCTTCTTCCAGGAGTGAACTTTATTCTTCTGCAAGATCATCGCATTTTCGTGGTTCGCCAAACACCCCAGTAGCTAATTTCAGTGGGACTAAACATCAGCAAGTGATGGACTCGGATCATGATTTATTTGATGTCATGCAAGATGATACACCAGAGATACTGAAGGATACTCCCACACCTCTCAACGCTGTGAAAGTAAGTTCCCCAAATAAAAAACGGGTTTCTCCCCCTCACAGTCAGGTACCCAAGTTTGATTCAAGCTCACCAGCAAGGTTCAGAAATGCAGTCAAATACATACTCAAATCTGTTCCCTCTTTCCCACCTCTTACCCCATGTATTAATCCCAAGAGTGATTCACTTGAGCAGGCGGGCAATTCTCAAAATTGCAGTGGCAGTGACCAAGACCATGAGTAG